A single window of Asticcacaulis sp. MM231 DNA harbors:
- a CDS encoding TonB-dependent receptor domain-containing protein, whose protein sequence is MSFKKRVIYAPLLGALTLACLAGAAHAEGEASTTTSAEVDGITNVVVKGNRKLSGATAVAKEQAEYGNDVQVISSAQVEQSGAVNFAEAVQFLVKGVNIGYSPDEGEFTIRLDGGGDRDTLVTLDGTPLYDRGPALENIWGATTIDQHMIDNIEVFRGGNSLYFGSNGGIGVVNVITKKPDGTRKGDFGVSYGSFQTREIWGNYSFPLDKDGKHSIMFYGSMLATDGPRIFDPAVFTDNVALSGGVQKYPLNKNDIGIKYLWQIDENTELRANAIYTESWFQDPFPSGESYSPNTLRYPIFDVSFTKRWNDKLFLEASAYYSNPKLWNAEVYPEICMIAAGCVDPNAPTKTIPKGAWTGAVEPGFGHGFGNSNQYVSGFKEKGATVRATWNVNPYLELVGGLQYVTYADDSDDRFAIPNNDSTTTGVFIDVHPRLPFSPDTRISLAIREDFSDAFDHKMIWKFGVKQPFLKDFYARANGGTSYSLPQTNELYINNPRPTTATAAGFTVIGNPDLQTEETETYNAAIGYKHDFGKMGFFAEVGAFNTEISNRIQTTSGRPIIVQYKGVNTPVDTYFNNSAKTIIKGLTAEVDLRLGEQWHFNIGYTKQDASDESGSRKGLQINETPEWFAIGAIDWTSRDKRLKIQLLPRIQGPEWSTGGPAMPGTAKPAVNGIGADSGVPRYRHNFGDYTVVNGSVTYLLGDDMQHRLQFRIVNLFNEHYAERYGYGNNFYGVDYNKGLYSNTDDRYFYGYEFEGKPRSFYMTFATKF, encoded by the coding sequence ATGTCTTTTAAGAAACGGGTGATTTATGCGCCGCTTCTGGGCGCGCTGACTTTGGCCTGCCTGGCTGGCGCTGCCCACGCTGAGGGTGAAGCCTCCACCACGACCAGTGCAGAGGTGGATGGCATCACCAACGTCGTCGTGAAGGGAAATCGCAAGCTCTCCGGCGCCACAGCGGTCGCCAAAGAGCAGGCCGAGTACGGCAACGACGTGCAGGTCATTTCATCGGCTCAGGTCGAGCAAAGCGGCGCGGTCAACTTCGCCGAAGCTGTTCAGTTCCTCGTCAAGGGCGTCAATATCGGTTATTCGCCCGATGAAGGCGAGTTCACGATCCGTCTTGATGGCGGCGGTGACCGCGATACGCTGGTGACCCTTGATGGCACGCCACTTTACGACCGCGGCCCGGCGCTGGAGAACATTTGGGGTGCAACTACCATCGATCAGCATATGATCGACAATATCGAAGTCTTCCGCGGCGGTAACAGCCTGTACTTCGGATCGAACGGCGGCATTGGCGTCGTTAACGTCATCACCAAGAAGCCCGACGGTACGCGCAAGGGTGACTTCGGCGTCTCCTACGGTTCCTTCCAGACGCGCGAGATCTGGGGTAACTATTCGTTCCCGCTCGATAAGGACGGCAAACATTCGATCATGTTCTACGGATCGATGCTGGCGACCGACGGTCCGCGCATATTCGATCCCGCCGTCTTTACCGACAATGTCGCGCTTTCAGGCGGCGTGCAAAAGTATCCGCTCAACAAGAACGACATTGGCATCAAGTACCTGTGGCAGATTGACGAAAACACCGAACTGCGCGCCAACGCCATCTATACCGAGAGCTGGTTCCAGGACCCATTCCCATCCGGTGAATCCTATTCACCCAATACGCTGCGCTACCCGATCTTTGATGTGTCTTTCACCAAGCGCTGGAACGACAAGCTGTTCCTGGAGGCCTCGGCCTACTACTCCAATCCAAAGCTGTGGAATGCCGAAGTCTATCCTGAAATCTGCATGATCGCGGCGGGCTGCGTTGATCCGAACGCCCCGACCAAGACCATTCCGAAGGGTGCCTGGACGGGTGCGGTCGAGCCGGGTTTTGGCCATGGTTTTGGCAACAGCAACCAATATGTTAGTGGCTTCAAGGAAAAGGGCGCCACGGTACGTGCCACCTGGAACGTCAACCCTTATCTCGAACTGGTCGGCGGTCTGCAATATGTGACCTATGCTGATGACTCTGATGACCGCTTCGCCATCCCGAACAATGACAGCACCACGACCGGCGTCTTTATCGATGTCCATCCACGCCTGCCGTTCAGCCCGGATACCCGCATTTCTCTGGCCATCCGCGAAGATTTCTCGGACGCTTTCGATCACAAGATGATCTGGAAGTTCGGCGTAAAGCAGCCCTTCCTAAAGGACTTCTACGCCCGCGCCAATGGTGGCACGTCCTACAGCCTGCCGCAGACTAACGAACTTTACATCAATAATCCGCGTCCGACGACGGCGACGGCGGCCGGCTTTACCGTGATCGGCAATCCGGATCTGCAGACGGAGGAAACCGAGACCTACAACGCCGCGATTGGCTATAAGCATGACTTCGGCAAGATGGGCTTCTTTGCGGAAGTCGGCGCTTTCAACACGGAAATTTCCAACCGTATCCAGACCACATCGGGCCGCCCGATCATCGTACAATATAAGGGCGTCAACACCCCGGTCGACACCTATTTCAACAACTCGGCCAAGACGATCATCAAGGGGCTGACGGCGGAAGTTGACCTGCGCCTGGGTGAACAGTGGCACTTCAATATTGGCTACACCAAACAAGACGCCTCGGACGAAAGTGGTTCGCGCAAGGGTCTGCAGATCAATGAAACGCCGGAATGGTTCGCCATCGGTGCCATCGACTGGACCTCGCGTGACAAGCGCCTGAAGATCCAGCTTCTGCCGCGTATCCAGGGGCCGGAATGGTCAACGGGCGGCCCCGCCATGCCTGGCACCGCCAAGCCGGCGGTGAATGGCATTGGCGCTGACTCCGGTGTGCCGCGCTACCGTCATAACTTCGGCGACTACACCGTGGTCAACGGCAGCGTCACCTATCTGCTCGGCGACGACATGCAGCACCGCCTCCAGTTCCGCATCGTCAACCTCTTCAATGAGCACTATGCCGAGCGTTATGGCTACGGCAACAACTTCTACGGCGTCGACTATAACAAGGGCCTCTATAGCAATACCGATGACCGTTATTTCTACGGCTACGAATTCGAAGGCAAGCCGCGCAGCTTCTACATGACCTTCGCCACCAAGTTCTAG
- a CDS encoding phosphocholine-specific phospholipase C, translating to MTETNRRNLLRMFGAGAGLAASATPFSNAIAQALSIPAKSVTGTIKDVKHIVILMQENRSFDHYFGTLKGVRGFGDRHPVPMAAGPVWQQSDGKKIIPPYHLDTKTTNAIAVPGTPHGFGDAQAAWNQGKFGYWPKYKNPYSMGYYQREDIPFQFALAEAFTICDAYHCSLTSCTDPNRIVFWSGSNHDPDLRAKGINATKDNSEPMNLRCWVKGTLPEPGYTYQGSAFTWPTLPDVLEKAGVSWRFYQDPNDNWTGAMHGALAFASFRDAKPGSAIYEKGMRHWSLEQFAQDVKDNTLPEVSWILPPKDWSEHPSASTPLQGAEFTAGILSALTSNPEVWASTVFFQTFDENDGLFDHAPAPAPPSFNVAGELMGKSTVDVKGFYFSDPERKFLEADDTITGTLRPWGLGPRVPMYVVSPWSRGGWVSSEVFDHTSVGRFLEKRFDVVIPAISPWSRAVCGDLTSAFDFANPNAQVAPLPDASGSRKAVLEQIHRKRIEPPATPSPLTQETGTRPSRALPYALEVRPKLESDSLTLDFVNTGKMGAVFHVYDRQNLEAIPRRYTVEAGKTLSDRFAFSDGHYDLWILAPNGFHRSFKGQTNAIEIAATTSPKPAVLTLTLRNTTKASLTVAVDAEVYNLGSKSLTLKPGQSHKEVFLAGEHGNWYDVTVTADGFERRFAGRIETGAHSFSDPAPTLARAPAAYVAPEPRLPKF from the coding sequence ATGACCGAGACCAACCGTCGCAATCTTCTTCGTATGTTTGGCGCTGGGGCGGGTCTGGCCGCCAGCGCCACGCCCTTTTCGAACGCTATCGCCCAGGCCCTCAGCATCCCGGCCAAATCCGTCACCGGTACCATCAAAGACGTTAAGCACATCGTCATCCTGATGCAGGAAAACCGCTCGTTCGATCACTACTTCGGCACCTTGAAAGGCGTGCGTGGCTTTGGTGATCGCCATCCGGTGCCTATGGCGGCCGGGCCGGTATGGCAGCAGTCGGATGGCAAGAAGATCATCCCACCTTACCACCTCGATACCAAAACGACCAATGCCATCGCGGTGCCCGGCACACCGCATGGGTTCGGTGACGCGCAAGCCGCCTGGAACCAGGGCAAGTTTGGCTACTGGCCGAAATACAAGAACCCCTATTCGATGGGCTACTACCAACGTGAGGATATCCCCTTCCAGTTCGCACTCGCCGAAGCGTTTACGATCTGCGATGCCTATCACTGCTCGTTGACCTCTTGCACGGATCCCAACCGCATCGTCTTCTGGTCAGGTTCGAACCACGATCCGGACCTACGCGCCAAGGGCATCAATGCGACGAAAGACAATTCTGAACCTATGAACCTGCGCTGCTGGGTCAAGGGAACTCTGCCGGAACCTGGCTACACCTACCAGGGTTCCGCTTTCACCTGGCCGACCCTGCCGGACGTTCTGGAAAAAGCCGGCGTGTCCTGGCGCTTTTATCAGGACCCGAACGACAACTGGACCGGCGCCATGCACGGCGCCCTGGCGTTCGCCAGTTTCCGCGACGCCAAGCCAGGTTCGGCCATTTACGAAAAAGGCATGCGCCACTGGTCGCTTGAGCAGTTCGCGCAGGATGTGAAAGACAACACCCTGCCGGAAGTCTCGTGGATTTTGCCACCCAAGGACTGGTCGGAGCATCCTTCCGCCTCGACGCCGCTGCAAGGCGCGGAATTTACGGCCGGCATTTTGTCGGCGCTGACCAGCAATCCTGAAGTATGGGCCAGTACGGTCTTCTTCCAGACCTTCGATGAAAACGACGGCCTGTTCGATCACGCGCCGGCGCCGGCGCCGCCTTCCTTCAACGTCGCCGGCGAGCTCATGGGCAAGTCGACGGTAGATGTAAAGGGCTTCTACTTTAGTGATCCTGAGCGCAAGTTCCTTGAAGCCGATGACACGATCACGGGCACGCTTAGGCCCTGGGGCCTTGGCCCGCGCGTGCCGATGTATGTCGTCTCGCCGTGGAGCCGCGGTGGCTGGGTGTCATCCGAAGTGTTCGACCACACCTCTGTCGGCCGGTTCCTGGAAAAGCGCTTTGATGTGGTGATCCCGGCTATCAGTCCGTGGAGCCGCGCTGTTTGTGGCGACCTGACCTCGGCCTTTGATTTTGCCAATCCGAACGCGCAGGTCGCGCCGCTGCCGGATGCCTCGGGTTCGCGCAAAGCCGTTCTGGAGCAGATCCACCGCAAGCGCATCGAGCCGCCGGCGACACCGTCGCCCTTGACGCAGGAAACCGGAACGCGCCCATCCCGCGCTCTGCCATACGCCCTTGAGGTGCGTCCGAAGCTTGAATCGGACAGCCTCACGCTGGACTTCGTCAACACCGGCAAGATGGGGGCTGTCTTCCACGTCTATGACCGCCAGAATCTCGAAGCGATTCCGCGCCGTTATACGGTCGAGGCCGGCAAGACACTGAGCGACCGTTTCGCTTTCTCTGACGGTCATTATGACCTGTGGATTTTGGCGCCGAACGGTTTCCACCGCAGCTTCAAAGGGCAGACAAACGCCATAGAGATTGCGGCCACAACGTCGCCCAAGCCAGCCGTCTTGACCCTAACCTTGCGTAACACGACCAAGGCGTCGCTGACTGTGGCTGTGGATGCCGAGGTCTATAATCTCGGCAGCAAGTCGCTGACTTTGAAGCCAGGACAAAGCCATAAGGAAGTGTTTTTGGCGGGCGAGCATGGCAACTGGTACGATGTCACGGTGACGGCGGACGGGTTCGAACGGCGCTTTGCCGGCCGGATCGAGACCGGCGCGCACAGCTTCAGCGACCCGGCGCCAACTCTGGCCCGTGCGCCGGCGGCTTATGTGGCGCCTGAGCCCCGCTTGCCTAAGTTCTAA